From the genome of Dermacentor andersoni chromosome 3, qqDerAnde1_hic_scaffold, whole genome shotgun sequence:
GCTCCAGCTGTCACTACCGTTGCCCACGCCCCAGTCGCCACCTATGCCGCTGCTCCCGCCGTGACCAGGGTTGCCGCCTACCACGCCGCCCCTGCTGTTGCCACTTATGCCGCTGCTCCAGCTATCGCCACCTACGCTGCTGCTCCAGCCGTGACCAAGGTCGCCGCCTACCACGCCGCCCCGGCTGTTGCCACTTATGCCGCTGCTCCAGCTTTCGCCACCTACGCTGCTGCTCCAGCGGTGACCAAGGTTGCTACCACCTACCACGCCCCAGCTGTCGCCACCGTGGCTCACGCTCCAGTCGCCACTTACGCTGCTGCTCCAGCCGTGGCTACCTACGCCGCTGCCCCAGCTGTCACTGCTGTTCACCACGCCCCAGCTGTAGCCACTGTCGCTCATGCTGCCCCAGTTGTTGCCGGCTATCACGCCGCCCCAGTGTACAACTACGGTGTTGGCACTCTCGGCTACGGTGTTGGCCACTACGGCTACGGTCACGGTCTCCTCGGCTACGGCCTGAACTACGGCTACGGCCTTGGCTCTCCCGTCCACTACGGTGCCCTTCTCCGCAAGAAGAAGTGTGAGTatacatttcttttatttcgaaTGGTACTTGAACTTAAGAATGCATTGATTATAATTCCATTGTGTTACTGATATCAGTGTCTTGTCGAGGAAAAATAGGTGTTTTCGCGATGCTGTTCTTAATTTATTGATAGCCCTTAGCGCTATCTGTACCCCTAAAAATTATATTTACCTAACAAtatgttcctttttttattcTGGCAGAAACCATTCATCTCTAAGTtgtttgaagaaaaagaagatggacACATCTGCATCAGACTTGTGCCCTCTTCGACCACGGACACAATTGTATAATAAAGCTGTGCTTCACAACAATACAATCTCGCTTCCTATTTTTTCTTCCATGTTTAGCTATATCTGCTGCCGCGCATGTCAGGTGCCATTGCGCAGTTTTAGGGACTGATCATCGCTTCGGTATGTTGAACCTGCATTGCGATTTCTCGGTTGCTTGTACAAGAGCAATCGCCTAGAACGTATAGAAATTTGCATCCAATGTGCAATGTGCAAGCATTAGGAGCTtgaaagtggaaaaaagtgtGCTTGTGAGAAGTGTAAAAATCCGGGCGCGCTAAAATAGAATGGtgggattttacgttccaaaaccgcaatttgattataaggcgcgccgtagtggggactccagaataatttggatcatgcggtgttctttaacgcgcccctAAATGTAAGCACACAGTTGTTTtcccacacgtaacaatatatatatatatatatatatatatatatattgtttcgtGTGGgaaaacacagatgaaagaggctatatacagagTATTTAGACTGGCGCCAGACCgtcaggccgacactcgcccgcgccaagggcacagacccacttcgtcgttctcgcggtggctcgtccctTGATCATCGCTCGATGAtgtcgtaatactaccccccatcggcaaaagcgccgtcacggtgctgttaaatattccaggcgcatggagagttgtagggtttgagtcgggcgacgtggacaatgtcactggttgtcacagcggaggacgtagtgggcgtgactAGAGCGATTTTGTAGGCGACATCGGTTACTTgacgaagcacgcgatatgggcctgtgtagcaggaaagcaatTTTTCaaaaaggccaactttacgcgatggtgaccaaagcaacacgagggtgctgggcagaaaatggacatcacggtgacggagctcgtagcgttgcttttgtttgcctagACAGACTTgcagacgagtgcgcgcaagttggcgagcatggtcatcATGgacgatagcatcacgggcatgaGCGCTAGATGAatctgtggtggacggaagcccagtgtccagtggtagcgtcgcttcacggccatacaagaagtaaaaaggcgaaaagccagcagtttc
Proteins encoded in this window:
- the LOC129387354 gene encoding uncharacterized protein — its product is MIRACVLLALATSAFAGYTGYGLGYGGLGYGYGLGHAYGGLGYTGYGLGYASYAPAVHTVAHAAPAVTTVAHAPVATYAAAPAVTRVAAYHAAPAVATYAAAPAIATYAAAPAVTKVAAYHAAPAVATYAAAPAFATYAAAPAVTKVATTYHAPAVATVAHAPVATYAAAPAVATYAAAPAVTAVHHAPAVATVAHAAPVVAGYHAAPVYNYGVGTLGYGVGHYGYGHGLLGYGLNYGYGLGSPVHYGALLRKKK